The Pecten maximus chromosome 14, xPecMax1.1, whole genome shotgun sequence genome includes a region encoding these proteins:
- the LOC117341606 gene encoding G-protein coupled receptor GRL101-like, whose protein sequence is MFYRLFIDTDNLTMSYSFFVLNLSLSDCLMGVYMIVIGIVDIYYNGVYAWNNQTWRRSTLCTTAGVLSSISSEMSTFLILLVTIDRVIVIMFPMSRLSKQNISWKQASVVSVCLWLISTTLAVIPVISMQSYFKGEYYSQSGVCLALPLTDIEQPGAEYSFAVFVCLNCLVFLAIAIGQICMFKSLISSPGRRMASSQSRQRDISVARTLFMVVATDFCCWFPIGVMGVLSKFGYQMPHGVYAWVMVFVLPINAAINPFLYTASAIWRKRQREQQ, encoded by the exons ATGTTCTACCGACTATTCATAGACACAGATAATCTTACAATGAGTTATTCGTTCTTTGTACTGAATTTGAGTTTATCAGATTGTCTAATGGGCGTCTACATGATTGTGATAGGCATTGTAGACATCTACTATAACGGTGTTTACGCATGGAACAACCAAACATGGAGAAGAAGTACTCTATGTACCACAGCTGGAGTTCTATCCAGTATATCCAGTGAGATGTCGACGTTTCTTATTCTACTGGTGACGATAGATCGAGTCATTGTCATTATGTTCCCAATGTCCCGTCTTTCCAAACAGAACATCTCGTGGAAACAGGCATCTGTGGTCTCAGTGTGTCTGTGGCTTATTTCTACCACACTTGCAGTCATCCCAGTTATTTCCATGCAGTCCTACTTCAAGGGGGAATACTACTCTCAGTCAGGGGTATGTCTCGCCTTACCATTGACTGACATCGAACAACCAGGTGCTGAATATTCGTTTGCAGTGTTTGTTTGTCTCAACTGTCTCGTCTTTTTAGCTATAGCCATAGGGCAAATCTGCATGTTTAAAAGTTTGATTTCAAGCCCAGGGCGTCGTATGGCCTCGTCACAGTCTCGTCAACGGGATATATCTGTAGCAAGAACTCTCTTTATGGTGGTGGCGACCGACTTTTGCTGTTGGTTTCCGATCGGCGTAATGG GAGTGCTTTCAAAATTTGGATACCAGATGCCGCACGGCGTTTATGCGTGGGTTATGGTGTTTGTTTTGCCAATCAATGCTGCCATCAATCCATTCTTGTACACGGCCTCAGCTATATGGAGGAAGCGACAAAGA GAACAACAATGA
- the LOC117341877 gene encoding insulin-like growth factor-binding protein complex acid labile subunit yields MDVFKLLSTHLTFIAIACAFHHDLSAAEKLEKWQNFVGMTESDRNGELTVKHSAMYGGINNIRQKRSERGTESTSEQECTKGRPSTSVDEFITCPMSFCQHTSYRCAIRCLGQESGDNCELYNCTWHHHCPYPSRGGKYTIPIEKVCDGVAQCTNSDDESFCVKPCPQKCTCTGLIISFISTPLSTLRSPFKKISFFINKIDPPLKLYVNFSDFSYLAIRGMNAIPDNFTRGLYNIQNLVLTENNISFVASDMFTHMSGLRSLSLSSNRITHLNGNIFNELSALRRLSLHKNRMKMLQADVFTGLSTLTHLYLGNNQIQILPPDVFTGLSTLTHLNLGHNQIKILPADLFSALSTLTHLSLGENKIEILPADVFIGLSTLTHLYLHNNQIKILPTDIFNELTALTYLSLDKNRIENLPANMFTGLSKLTHLFLNNNQINILPSYIFTGLSTLTHLFLNNNQIKILPDDIFTGLCKLYELSLENNQIQTLPNYIFTGLSTLRYLSLGNNHIKSLPTDVFMGLHTLYYLSLSHNQIEILPGDIFSGLSVLSSILLNNNTLSIIPVLPSSVRLLDISFNSFTSVTCWSIFQL; encoded by the exons ATGGACGTTTTCAAGCTATTGTCAACACACCTCACTTTTATAGCAATTGCTTGTGCTTTCCATCATGATTTATCTGCAGCGGAAAAGTTGGAAAAGTGGCAGAACTTTGTTGGCATGACTGAATCAGACAGGAACGGAGAACTTACTGTCAAACATTCTGCTATGTATGGAGGCATCAATAACATCAGACAGAAACGCTCGGAGAGGGGAACGGAATCGACATCTGAACAAGAATGTACAAAAG GTAGACCGTCTACTAGTGTGGACGAGTTTATAACATGTCCGATGTCCTTCTGTCAACACACCAGCTACAGGTGTGCCATACGATGTCTAGGACAGGAATCTGGTGACAACTGTG AACTATACAACTGTACATGGCACCACCACTGTCCATATCCTAGTCGTGGTGGTAAATACACTATTCCTATAGAGAAAGTTTGTGACGGTGTAGCCCAGTGTACCAATTCTGATGACGAGTCCTTCTGTGTCAAGCCATGCCCACAAAAATGCACGTGTACTGGTTTAATTATCAGCTTCATCTCTACTCCACTCAGTACTTTACGTTCTCCTTTTAAGAAAATCTCCTTTTTCATTAACAAGATCGATCCACCTTTAAAACTTTATGTCAACTTTTCAGACTTTTCATATCTTGCAATAAGAGGCATGAATGCAATACCAGATAATTTCACCAgaggtttatataatatacaaaatttggtgtTAACGGAAAACAATATATCGTTTGTGGCTAGTGATATGTTCACTCACATGTCAGGTCTACGGTCATTAAGTTTATCATCTAATAGGATCACGCATTTAAATGGTAATATATTTAATGAACTGTCTGCTCTTAGGCGTCTATCTCTACATAAAAATCGGATGAAAATGCTTCAAGCTGATGTCTTTACCGGACTATCCACACTTACACATCTGTATCTAGGTAACAACCAGATACAAATCCTTCCACCCGATGTCTTTACCGGACTATCCACACTTACGCATCTGAATCTAGGTCACAACCAGATAAAAATCCTTCCAGCCGATCTCTTTTCGGCATTATCGACACTTACACATCTGTCTCTAGGTGAAAACAAGATAGAAATCCTTCCAGCTGATGTCTTTATTGGACTATCTACACTGACACATCTGTATCTACATAACAATCAGATTAAAATCCTTCCGACAGATATATTTAATGAACTCACCGCTCTTACGTATCTGTCTCTAGATAAAAATCGGATAGAAAACCTTCCAGCCAATATGTTTACTGGACTTTCTAAACTTACACATCTGTTTTTAAATAACAATCAGATAAACATTCTTCCGAGTTATATCTTTACTGGACTATCTACACTTACACATCTGTTTTTAAATAACAATCAGATAAAAATCCTTCCGGATGATATCTTTACTGGACTATGTAAACTTTACGAACTATCTCTAGAAAACAATCAGATACAAACTCTTCCAAATTATATCTTTACTGGACTATCTACACTTAGATACCTGTCTCTAGGTAACAATCATATAAAGAGCCTTCCGACTGATGTCTTTATGGGACtacatacactatactatcTTTCTCTAAGTCACAATCAGATAGAAATCCTTCCAGGTGATATTTTCAGTGGTTTATCTGTGCTTAGCTCGATCTTACTAAACAACAATACCCTATCCATTATACCTGTTTTACCTTCCTCTGTTAGATTGCTTGATATATCGTTCAATAGCTTCACGAGTGTTACCTGCTGGAGCATTTTCCAATTGTAG